In Helianthus annuus cultivar XRQ/B chromosome 8, HanXRQr2.0-SUNRISE, whole genome shotgun sequence, a single genomic region encodes these proteins:
- the LOC110943234 gene encoding uncharacterized protein LOC110943234, protein MPFGLRNAGATYQRLMDKVFGEDIGVTVEVYIDDLVIISPGEELMLKNIQRTFDSLRKVNLKPNPVKCSFGMEEGKFLGFIVTKDSFKVNLEKVEAIRRMPSPASIKEMQRLAGRVAALNRFLANHAAKFPFHKHIAQLCKKESVSMDSRVGAMLLVERDGVRTPIHCISKMLTGPEIRYSIIEKLILILSKPDVAGRLAKWAIELGGHNILYKPRPAIKGQVLADFISEVPIDKIQECEAIQNPVPVFDDSVWILHTDGAYNDDSVGASLCLVSPDNHEFTYAIQLDLKNTNNEAEYEAFLGGLRLAIKMGAKNLEAHAKALIAKFQTFKVIHINRSENKHADALSKLAATRIKHLAKEVRIEVLTNPSIPLRHVNIVEVGNPSWMSLVIMFLQHGTLPEGKAEARKIQNNVLNYEMSDGILYRKSYMGPLLRCVDKHDAQYLVREIHVGLCGIHAGPRMVVAKWAIDLVGPFPDAPGAVKFLIVAVDYFTKWVEAKPLASTTELVIRKFIWEHIICRFGLPLCIITDNGTNFASEDLEKWMKEMRIEHSFASVAYPQANG, encoded by the exons ATGCCTTTTGGTCTCCGCAATGCGGGAGCTACGTATCAACGGCTGATGGATAAAGTCTTTGGAGAGGATATCGGTGTTACAGTCGAAGTTTATATTGATGACCTTGTCATCATCAGTCCTGGTGAAGAATTAATGCTCAAGAATATTCAGCGCACCTTCGATTCCTTGCGCAAAGTTAATTTGAAGCCGAATCCAGTAAAATGTTCGTTTGGCATGGAGGAGGGTAAATTCTTGGGATTCATCGTAACCAAAGACAGTTTTAAAGTAAACCTAGAGAAAGTGGAGGCTATCCGGCGCATGCCGTCACCAGCATCTATCAAAGAGATGCAACGCTTAGCTGGTCGAGTTGCTGCGCTTAATCGATTCTTGGCGAATCATGCTGCTAAGTTTCCCTTTCATAAGCACATTGCGCAACTGTGTAAAAAAGAGTCAGTTTCAATGGACTCCAGAG TTGGTGCAATGTTATTGGTGGAACGAGACGGAGTCCGAACGCCAATTCATTGTATCAGCAAGATGTTGACTGGTCCTGAAATCCGTTATTCAATCATTGAGAAGCTTATTTTG ATTCTATCCAAACCGGATGTTGCTGGCcggttggcaaaatgggccattgagtTAGGTGGACACAACATTTTGTATAAGCCGCGCCCAGCTATCAAGGGCCAAGTTTTGGCAGATTTCATTAGTGAAGTTCCGATCGATAAAATTCAAGAATGTGAAGCTATACAGAACCCGGTCCCAGTCTTCGACGACAGTGTTTGGATCTTGCATACAGATGGTGCTTATAACGATGATAGCGTAGGGGCTAGTCTTTGTTTAGTCAGTCCTGATAATCATGAGTTTACCTACGCCATTCAGTTGGATCTCAAAAACACCAACAATGAAGCAGAGTATGAAGCATTCCTTGGGGGACTTCGCTTAGCAATTAAAATGGGAGCAAAGAATCTGGAGGCGCAT GCGAAAGCCTTAATTGCTAAGTTTCAAACTTTTAAAGTCATTCATAtcaatcgaagcgaaaacaagcaTGCAGATGCACTCAGCAAGTTAGCAGCCACTAGAATAAAGCATTTGGCGAAAGAGGTGCGCATCGAAGTCCTCACAAACCCGTCTATTCCCTTACGACATGTGAACATTGTGGAAGTTGGGAATCCATCCTGGATGTCTCTGGTTATTATGTTCTTACAACACGGGACTCTTCCGGAAGGAAAGGCGGAGGCAAGAAAGATTCAAAACAATGTGTTGAATTATGAAATGTCAGATGGAATTTTGTACAGGAAGTCGTATATGGGTCCTCTTTTACGATGTGTGGATAAACATGACGCGCAATACTTGGTTCGAGAAATCCATGTGGGATTATGTGGAATACATGCCGGTCCTCGCATGGTGGTGGCGAAA TGGGCAATTGATCTGGTTGGTCCTTTCCCTGATGCGCCCGGCGCCGTGAAATTCCTTATAGTTGCTGTGGATTACTTTACCAAGTGGGTCGAGGCGAAACCCCTTGCATCAACCACTGAATTGGTTATCCGGAAGTTTATCTGGGAGCATATTATCTGCCGATTTGGTTTACCGCTGTGCATCATCACAGATAATGGTACCAATTTCGCTTCTGAGGACTTAGAAAAATGGATGAAAGAGATGCGCATAGAGCACAGCTTTGCCTCTGTGGCGTATCCACAAGCAAATGGTTAA